One genomic window of Haloarchaeobius salinus includes the following:
- a CDS encoding NuoI/complex I 23 kDa subunit family protein encodes MIGILKSMATTMKHALDGETFTVEYPETPPEVSPRFRGIHKFSQERCIWCRQCENVCPNDTIHIVTDAQRNGEEYNLHIGQCIYCRLCEEVCPVDAILLTQNFEFTGDTKDDLVYNKEQLKSVPWYKDIDPLESREPDRGAWIGEGDGEVDYQ; translated from the coding sequence ATGATCGGCATACTCAAATCCATGGCGACCACGATGAAGCACGCGCTGGACGGTGAGACGTTCACCGTCGAGTACCCGGAGACACCGCCCGAGGTCTCGCCGCGGTTCCGCGGCATCCACAAGTTCAGCCAGGAGCGGTGTATCTGGTGCCGGCAGTGCGAGAACGTCTGTCCGAACGACACCATCCACATCGTGACCGACGCACAGCGCAACGGTGAGGAGTACAACCTCCACATCGGACAGTGCATCTACTGCCGGCTCTGTGAGGAGGTCTGCCCGGTGGACGCGATCCTGCTCACGCAGAACTTCGAGTTCACCGGCGACACGAAGGACGACCTCGTCTACAACAAAGAACAGCTCAAGAGCGTACCCTGGTACAAGGACATCGACCCCCTCGAGTCCCGCGAGCCCGACCGTGGCGCGTGGATCGGCGAGGGCGACGGCGAGGTCGATTACCAGTAG
- a CDS encoding NADH-quinone oxidoreductase subunit J, whose amino-acid sequence MALAELVAFALFAIVTVASSVGVVLVEDVWHSALFLGVALLSVAVHYVMQQAEFLAAMQILVYVGGVLILITFAVMLVREDDTTEVVEA is encoded by the coding sequence ATGGCACTCGCAGAACTCGTCGCCTTCGCGCTCTTCGCCATCGTCACGGTGGCAAGTAGCGTCGGCGTCGTCCTCGTGGAGGACGTGTGGCACTCCGCACTCTTCCTGGGCGTCGCGCTACTCAGCGTCGCGGTACACTACGTGATGCAGCAGGCCGAGTTCCTCGCCGCGATGCAGATTCTGGTCTACGTCGGCGGGGTACTCATCCTGATCACGTTCGCCGTGATGCTGGTTCGCGAAGACGACACGACGGAGGTTGTAGAGGCATGA
- the nuoK gene encoding NADH-quinone oxidoreductase subunit NuoK codes for MAVDTTYYLILSAAVFCTGLFGILTRRNALMFLMSVELMLNAANINLVAFSQYYGNLTGQVFALFTMALAAAEVAVGIGIILVLYRNFEDVDVAEAATMRW; via the coding sequence ATGGCAGTCGACACGACCTACTATCTCATCCTCTCGGCGGCGGTGTTCTGTACCGGGCTGTTCGGCATCCTGACCCGGCGGAACGCCCTGATGTTCCTGATGTCGGTCGAGTTGATGCTCAACGCGGCGAACATCAACCTCGTCGCGTTCAGCCAGTACTACGGCAACCTCACCGGGCAGGTGTTCGCCCTCTTCACGATGGCGCTCGCCGCCGCGGAGGTCGCCGTCGGCATCGGGATCATCCTCGTCCTGTATCGCAACTTCGAAGACGTCGACGTGGCTGAAGCCGCAACAATGAGGTGGTAA
- the nuoL gene encoding NADH-quinone oxidoreductase subunit L produces MAGELAFDLAPAIVALPFASFLVALALGNYMPKKGASAGIAATAGSLVLSLFALVTVAGGSTYQQDLFTWSGAEEVPLHFGIFIDPLSALMLVIVSLIALLVHVFSLGYMNDEGETGLPRYYSELGLFTFSMLAFVMADNLLMAFMFFELVGLCSYLLIGFWFRQDGPPSAAKKAFLVTRFGDYFFLVGVVGVVATFGTARFVSTESQTAFPVLAEEALAAGTQYFGFGPEAWFGILGLLVLGGVIGKSAQFPLHTWLPDAMEGPTPVSALIHAATMVAAGVYLVARMYGFYALLPTVLAIIALTGGFTALFAATMGVVKREIKQVLAYSTISQYGYMMLALGGGGYVAATFHLMTHAFFKALLFLGAGSVIIAMHHNEDMWDMGGLKNKMPVTYYTFLAGSLALAGIIPFAGFWSKDEVLYEVLVHGLGSAGTTGTMLLAAYAMGLVAVLFTGFYTFRMVFLTFHGEARTDTARDPEPVRWNVKVPLVVLGALATVAGVVNMVPVEKVLGIGGIDYLHQFLDSESELVANLTAHHYGEVLHDAAGYTADATAFGSESVTVLISAGLSLGLALAGVGLAYALYGRDPTPVEHTDKLGGLKTLWYNNYYQDEYQVWLASGLTLPLAKVADRFDQGIIDGIVNGVGRTSLTGGSLVKRIQTGVVTNYAALLALGLVALLLIVGVTGGWFA; encoded by the coding sequence ATGGCAGGAGAACTCGCATTCGACCTCGCGCCCGCGATCGTGGCGCTCCCGTTCGCCTCGTTCCTCGTCGCGCTCGCGCTCGGCAACTACATGCCGAAGAAGGGCGCGTCGGCGGGTATCGCCGCGACGGCCGGTTCGCTCGTGCTCTCGCTGTTCGCGCTCGTGACGGTCGCGGGCGGCAGTACGTACCAGCAGGACCTGTTCACCTGGTCCGGGGCCGAGGAGGTGCCGCTTCACTTCGGCATCTTCATCGACCCGCTGTCGGCGTTGATGCTCGTCATCGTCTCGCTCATCGCCCTGCTCGTCCACGTGTTCAGCCTCGGCTACATGAACGACGAGGGCGAGACGGGACTGCCCCGCTACTACTCCGAACTCGGGCTGTTCACGTTCTCGATGCTCGCGTTCGTCATGGCGGACAACCTGCTGATGGCGTTCATGTTCTTCGAGCTGGTCGGGCTCTGCTCGTACCTGCTCATCGGCTTCTGGTTCCGCCAGGATGGCCCGCCGTCGGCGGCGAAGAAGGCGTTCCTCGTCACCCGTTTCGGTGACTACTTCTTCCTCGTCGGCGTCGTCGGCGTCGTCGCGACGTTCGGGACGGCCCGCTTCGTCAGCACGGAGAGCCAGACGGCGTTCCCGGTGCTGGCCGAGGAGGCCCTCGCCGCCGGAACGCAGTACTTCGGGTTCGGTCCCGAGGCGTGGTTCGGCATCCTGGGCCTGCTCGTCCTCGGCGGCGTCATCGGCAAGTCCGCGCAGTTCCCGCTGCACACGTGGCTGCCCGACGCGATGGAGGGCCCGACGCCGGTCTCCGCGCTCATCCACGCGGCGACGATGGTCGCGGCCGGTGTCTACCTCGTCGCCCGGATGTACGGCTTCTACGCGCTGCTGCCCACCGTGCTCGCCATCATCGCGCTCACGGGTGGGTTCACCGCGCTCTTCGCGGCGACGATGGGCGTCGTCAAACGCGAGATCAAGCAGGTGCTCGCGTACTCCACCATCTCCCAGTACGGGTATATGATGCTCGCGCTGGGCGGCGGCGGCTACGTCGCAGCGACCTTCCACCTGATGACCCACGCCTTCTTCAAGGCGCTGCTGTTCCTCGGTGCCGGGTCGGTCATCATCGCGATGCACCACAACGAGGACATGTGGGACATGGGTGGTCTGAAGAACAAGATGCCCGTGACCTACTACACGTTCCTCGCGGGTTCGCTCGCGCTGGCGGGCATCATCCCGTTCGCGGGCTTCTGGTCGAAGGACGAGGTCCTCTACGAGGTGCTCGTCCACGGCCTCGGCAGCGCCGGGACGACCGGCACGATGCTCCTCGCCGCGTACGCGATGGGGCTGGTCGCGGTGCTGTTCACCGGCTTCTACACGTTCCGGATGGTGTTCCTCACCTTCCACGGCGAGGCCCGCACTGACACCGCTCGCGACCCCGAACCGGTCCGCTGGAACGTGAAGGTGCCGCTCGTCGTGCTCGGCGCGCTGGCGACCGTCGCCGGCGTCGTCAACATGGTCCCCGTCGAGAAGGTGCTGGGGATCGGGGGCATCGACTACCTCCACCAGTTCCTCGACTCCGAGTCCGAGCTGGTGGCGAACCTGACCGCACACCACTACGGCGAGGTGCTCCACGACGCTGCGGGCTACACCGCCGACGCCACGGCGTTCGGGAGCGAGTCCGTGACCGTGCTGATCTCGGCGGGCCTCTCGCTCGGCCTGGCGCTCGCCGGCGTCGGGCTCGCGTACGCGCTGTACGGTCGTGACCCCACGCCCGTGGAGCACACCGACAAGCTCGGCGGTCTCAAGACGCTCTGGTACAACAACTACTACCAGGACGAGTACCAGGTCTGGCTGGCCTCGGGGCTGACGTTGCCCCTCGCGAAGGTCGCCGACCGGTTCGACCAGGGCATCATCGACGGCATCGTCAACGGTGTCGGTCGGACGAGCCTCACCGGTGGCTCGCTCGTCAAGCGCATCCAGACCGGTGTCGTCACCAACTACGCCGCGCTGCTCGCGCTGGGCCTCGTCGCCCTGTTGCTCATCGTCGGCGTCACAGGAGGGTGGTTCGCATGA
- a CDS encoding complex I subunit 4 family protein has translation MNGTIEALIAVTLVGSLVVMAGSDRYAAKLATAWSLIPLVGSLGMWATYDATGNALLGGETAFTSRETWLGLGPLPDIEWFVGIDGISMPLVVLTTVLVTLALVSAWTPIDERQSQFYGLVLFLEAGLLGVFTALDFFVWFVFWEAVLVPMYFLIGVWGGPRRKYAAIKMFVYTNVASLVMFVGYTALVFGLGDAVSTFALPETAEALVVENVQPDELAFVGGETLKVAAFAALFAGFAVKVPVVPVHTWLPDAHVEAPTPVSVLLAGVLLKMGTYALLRFNFTMLPDVARANMPIIAAFAVISIIYGAMLALAQTDLKRIVAYSSVSSMGYVILGLAAYTLYGVGGATFQMISHGLISGLMFMAVGVIYNTTHTRMVTDMSGMASKMPYTVGIFIAGAFGYMGLPLMSGFAAEFYVFLGAFQAGALDVPNYDLMPAFTAVAMFGIVIVAGYLLFAMQRTLFGEYRLETDYEVGRAPLHDIAPLAVLLVLIIALGSQPDIFFEMIREASGPVADLVGGGA, from the coding sequence ATGAATGGAACGATAGAGGCGCTCATCGCAGTCACACTGGTCGGATCGCTCGTCGTCATGGCTGGCTCCGACCGCTACGCGGCGAAGCTGGCGACGGCCTGGAGCCTGATTCCCCTCGTCGGGAGTCTGGGCATGTGGGCCACGTACGACGCAACAGGCAACGCGCTGCTCGGCGGCGAGACCGCGTTCACGAGCCGGGAGACCTGGCTCGGGCTCGGCCCGCTACCGGACATCGAGTGGTTCGTCGGTATCGACGGCATCAGCATGCCGCTCGTCGTGCTGACGACCGTGCTCGTCACGCTCGCACTCGTGAGCGCGTGGACCCCCATCGACGAGCGCCAGTCGCAGTTCTACGGGCTCGTGCTGTTCCTCGAGGCCGGACTGCTCGGCGTCTTCACGGCGCTGGACTTCTTCGTCTGGTTCGTCTTCTGGGAGGCCGTCCTCGTCCCGATGTACTTCCTCATCGGTGTCTGGGGCGGCCCACGCCGGAAGTACGCGGCCATCAAGATGTTCGTCTACACGAACGTCGCCTCGCTGGTGATGTTCGTCGGCTACACCGCGCTCGTGTTCGGGCTCGGTGACGCCGTCTCGACGTTCGCGCTGCCCGAGACCGCGGAGGCGCTCGTCGTCGAGAACGTCCAGCCCGACGAGCTGGCGTTCGTCGGCGGCGAGACGCTGAAGGTCGCCGCGTTCGCTGCGCTGTTCGCCGGCTTCGCGGTCAAGGTCCCGGTCGTCCCGGTCCACACCTGGCTGCCGGACGCCCACGTCGAGGCACCGACGCCCGTGTCGGTGCTCCTGGCCGGTGTCCTGCTGAAGATGGGGACCTACGCGCTGCTCCGGTTCAACTTCACGATGCTTCCGGACGTGGCCCGGGCGAACATGCCCATCATCGCCGCGTTCGCCGTCATCTCCATCATCTACGGCGCGATGCTCGCGCTGGCACAGACGGACCTGAAGCGCATCGTCGCGTACTCCTCCGTCTCCTCGATGGGATACGTCATCCTCGGGCTCGCCGCCTACACGCTGTACGGCGTCGGCGGCGCGACGTTCCAGATGATCTCCCACGGCCTCATCTCGGGGCTGATGTTCATGGCGGTCGGCGTCATCTACAACACGACTCACACGCGCATGGTGACCGATATGTCCGGCATGGCGTCGAAGATGCCGTACACGGTCGGCATCTTCATCGCGGGGGCGTTCGGCTACATGGGCCTCCCGCTCATGTCCGGCTTCGCCGCCGAGTTCTACGTGTTCCTCGGCGCGTTCCAGGCCGGTGCGCTCGACGTGCCGAACTACGACCTGATGCCGGCCTTCACCGCGGTGGCGATGTTCGGCATCGTCATCGTCGCCGGCTACCTGCTCTTTGCGATGCAGCGCACGCTGTTCGGCGAGTACCGCCTCGAGACCGACTACGAGGTCGGCCGCGCACCGCTGCACGACATCGCACCGCTCGCGGTGCTGCTCGTGCTGATCATCGCGCTCGGCTCGCAGCCGGACATCTTCTTCGAGATGATCCGTGAGGCGAGTGGACCGGTCGCGGACCTCGTCGGAGGTGGTGCCTGA